A part of Tardiphaga sp. vice304 genomic DNA contains:
- a CDS encoding GFA family protein — translation MATYSGECFCGAVQVEVSGEPEAMGYCHCRSCRSWSGGPVNAFTLWKPDAVKITAGAEHVGMFQKMPVSQRQYCKKCGGHLMTNHPPLGLVDVFSATLPTLKYTPGVHVNYAETVLPMKDGLPKFKDFPGEFGGSGEQIAE, via the coding sequence ATGGCAACATATTCCGGTGAATGTTTTTGCGGTGCGGTTCAGGTGGAGGTCTCCGGGGAGCCGGAAGCCATGGGTTATTGTCATTGCCGATCATGCCGTTCGTGGTCAGGTGGTCCGGTCAATGCCTTCACTCTCTGGAAACCAGATGCCGTGAAGATCACTGCCGGGGCAGAGCATGTTGGCATGTTTCAGAAGATGCCGGTGAGCCAGCGCCAATACTGCAAGAAGTGCGGGGGCCATCTAATGACCAATCACCCTCCGCTGGGACTGGTGGACGTATTCTCGGCCACACTGCCTACGCTCAAATACACCCCGGGCGTCCACGTGAACTATGCCGAGACTGTGCTTCCCATGAAAGACGGTCTCCCAAAGTTTAAGGATTTTCCGGGCGAGTTCGGTGGATCGGGCGAGCAGATAGCCGAGTAG
- a CDS encoding class I SAM-dependent methyltransferase has protein sequence MNNPNKALWEKGDFTRIAASMRESGDAFVQSLEIAKGLKVLDLGCGDGTTALPEAKLGAEVLGVDIATNLVEAGSKRAKEAGLTNCKFQEGDASNLHELKDKTFDLVVSMFGAMFAPKPFDVAQEMVRVTRPGGRIVMGNWIPGDPTLVAQILKISASYSPPPPEGFISPVTWGIEDNVIERFAKAGVPKERISFARDTYAFNFPGAPSALLEAFRKYYGPTMNAFEAAEKNGKANDLQIELEDLFNSQNKSPSKDATSIPATFLRVTVTP, from the coding sequence GTTCGTCCAGAGCCTTGAAATTGCAAAGGGTCTCAAGGTTCTTGATCTTGGATGCGGCGATGGAACGACAGCATTGCCCGAGGCAAAGCTCGGAGCAGAAGTGTTGGGCGTCGATATCGCAACGAACCTCGTTGAGGCTGGGAGCAAACGTGCCAAGGAGGCAGGTCTCACGAACTGTAAATTTCAAGAAGGCGACGCGTCCAACCTGCACGAGTTGAAAGATAAGACTTTTGACCTCGTTGTAAGCATGTTTGGAGCTATGTTTGCGCCAAAGCCGTTTGACGTAGCGCAGGAGATGGTCCGCGTGACCCGCCCCGGAGGGCGCATAGTTATGGGCAACTGGATCCCCGGCGATCCTACTTTGGTGGCGCAAATCCTAAAGATAAGCGCCTCTTATTCGCCACCTCCGCCGGAAGGTTTCATTAGCCCTGTAACGTGGGGGATCGAGGATAATGTGATTGAGCGATTTGCCAAAGCAGGGGTTCCGAAAGAAAGAATATCCTTTGCCAGAGATACGTATGCATTCAATTTTCCTGGCGCACCTTCAGCGTTGCTTGAGGCATTCAGAAAATACTATGGCCCGACCATGAACGCCTTCGAAGCCGCAGAAAAAAACGGCAAAGCCAATGATTTGCAGATAGAGCTGGAAGATCTATTCAACAGTCAAAATAAAAGCCCCAGCAAGGATGCTACCTCGATCCCTGCGACATTCCTGCGCGTTACCGTCACGCCTTAA
- the istB gene encoding IS21-like element helper ATPase IstB gives MNATVKIDAARVELLLSELRLPGIKLIWAALAETADKEGWPAARFLAALAEQEMVERNRRRFERHLDEARLPPGKTLAAFDFDAVPMISKAQVQALAAGDAWLDKGANLLCFGPPGGGKSHLAAALGMALIENGWRVLFTRTTDLVQKLQIARRDLTLEAAIAKLDKYHLLILDDLAYVTKDQAETSVLFELISARYERRSMLITANQPFGEWGKIFPDQAMTLAAIDRLVHHATILEMNVDSYRRKEALDKARGAGRPPTRATIKASS, from the coding sequence ATGAACGCGACCGTCAAGATCGACGCCGCCCGTGTCGAATTGCTGCTCAGCGAACTGCGTCTGCCCGGCATCAAGCTGATCTGGGCCGCCCTGGCGGAAACCGCCGATAAGGAAGGCTGGCCCGCCGCCCGCTTCCTGGCGGCCCTGGCTGAACAGGAGATGGTGGAGCGAAACCGTCGTCGCTTCGAGCGTCATCTGGATGAAGCCCGCCTGCCGCCGGGCAAGACCCTCGCTGCATTCGACTTCGATGCCGTGCCGATGATCTCAAAGGCGCAGGTGCAGGCTCTCGCCGCCGGTGACGCCTGGCTCGACAAGGGCGCCAATCTGTTGTGTTTTGGTCCCCCTGGCGGCGGCAAATCGCATCTGGCAGCGGCGCTCGGCATGGCCCTGATCGAAAACGGTTGGCGCGTGTTGTTCACCAGAACCACCGATCTCGTGCAAAAGCTCCAGATCGCGCGCCGCGATCTCACGCTTGAAGCGGCGATCGCCAAACTCGACAAATATCACCTGCTGATCCTCGACGATCTGGCCTATGTGACCAAGGATCAAGCGGAGACCAGCGTTCTGTTCGAGTTGATCAGCGCTCGCTACGAACGCCGCTCGATGCTGATCACCGCCAATCAGCCATTCGGTGAATGGGGAAAAATCTTCCCGGATCAAGCTATGACCCTCGCGGCGATCGACCGCCTCGTCCATCACGCCACGATCCTCGAAATGAATGTCGACAGCTATCGCCGGAAAGAGGCTCTCGACAAGGCTCGTGGAGCCGGACGACCGCCAACGCGCGCGACAATCAAAGCGTCATCCTGA